The genomic region GGGTATCAATCTATGCCCGCACTGCAACGATAACAACGTGGAGAAGAATGGTATTGCCTATATGGATTCAAGCGGAGATGGATTAGAATTCAATCAATGCCTCAATTGCCGCATAGGCATACTCTATGATTTAGAAATGGCAAGAGGTGAGATGGATAGTTATGCTATCGGTGTAGGAACACCTGCCCAATTCAACGGACTCTCTTTCTTCTGGGTTGCAATACCCGCCGATGAATTGAAGGATCGCTCACCAATGTATGAAATTATTGAAGATGGTCAGTGGATTGGGACATTGTCCGTTGATGCAGATAGGAGTCTCCAATTCCTTTCATTTGAGAAAATGACTGTTGACGCACCTCGTGGAGCAGACGAAGTTTGGTCTGATGAAATCCCTAGCAAAGTTGAGAAGGCTTTTGGGGAATTCACGGAGGTGGCTGAGGATCAGTTGGAAGTTGCGCTTGTTCTCTAGGGACTTCCAATGGGCACTGGGTGGTTTGGTGTTGACGCGAGAAAAGCTTGTGCGTGATAAAATTCCTGAGTTGATTCGACAGAACGGTCAGAAGCCGAGGATTCGCATTGCTACCAACAAAGAAATGGACCACCTGCTTCGGGCTAAAATTGTCGAAGAGGCCCAGGAGCTTCTTGAATCCGGTAAACTCGAAGAAGTTGCTGATATTTGTGAGGCCATCGACGCTTTTCTGAAACATAGAAATATCCCGACAACTACGATTGATAATCTTCGCAAAGAAAAGAACAAGGAAAGAGGGGCCTTTACTGAGGGATATGTCCTAATTACGTAGAGATAACCCACTTTCCCACGATTTAGATTATAATTCGTTGGATAAAGGTTATATTCATTCTAGAAGGCCGAACACTAGAATACCACTCTGTTCAGTGGTGGTAAAAGATAAGCAAGGATTTGATTTTCATGGAACCAGAGATTGAGCCAGTTCCTTCTAGTGACCCTCCTCTTGAAGATGAAGAGCACGATATCTCACGATATCATGTTGAAAAACACGAAGTACGTGAATTACCCTATACAACCCAATCCATCTGTCCTGACTGTCTTCTAGCTGATGATGAAGTCAACGTTATTGATGCTACTCTCTACGAAGAAGATGGTAAGGTTATGTACAAAAAAGAATGTGAGAAACATGGTGAATTCATTGACATCTACTGGGGCGATGCTGATATGTTCAGGAAAGCCCAGAAGTGGTGGTACAAGACTGTAGGTCTTGATAATCCCCGCACAGAGACTGTCAATGGTTGTCCAGAGGATTGCGGTCAGTGTCCAGAGCACAAATCACATACTGCACTTGCTCTTCTTGACGTAACCAACAGATGCAACCTTCGATGCCCGATCTGTTTCGCTCATGCAGCTGAATCTGGAGAGGTCTATGAACCAACTCCAGAAGAAGTCCTAGAAATGATGAAGAATTTGCGTAGGAACAAGCCCGTTCCGACACCTGCACTTCAATTTGCGGGCGGAGAGCCTACGGTGAGCAAGCATCTTCCACAGTATCTTCGCTGGGCGAAAGAGGTAGGTTTCCGACATACAGAGATTGCAACCAATGCTATACGCTTGGGCAAATCACTTGAATATACCAGAGAGCTTGAAGAAGCTGGTTTGTCCACAATCTACATGCAGTTTGATGGTGTGACTCCCGAGCCCTATGAAGAGGCTCGCGGGATGGATCTGCTTCCGTTGAAGAAACAGGCTATTGAGAACTGCAGAGAAGCCGGCCTTGATTCGATTGTTCTTGTACCTACTGTGGTACGTGGCGTGAATGATCATCAGGTTGGTGACATTATCGAGTTTGCTGTTGAGAACCAAGATGTTGTTCGTTGTGTGAATTTCCAGCCTGTTAGCATCACAGGAAGAATTGATTACGAGAAGCGCCAAGAAATGCGAATAACCATTCCAGATGTTATTCACAAGATCGAAGAGCAGACGGATGGCAAGATTCCTGCATCAGAATGGTATCCAGTACCAGCTATGATGCCTATTGGTCGCGCAATGGGACTCATGAAGGGAACTCCCCAGTTAGAACTTAGTGCTCACTTTGCTTGTGGAATGGCGACCTTCATCTACATCAGTGAGGATGGAAGTTATGAACCTATTACTAACCTCATAGATGTCGACAAATTCATTGAGCTTATGGAAAACATTTCCAACCTGTATGCTGATGGAAAGTTTGCTGCTAGCAAACGGGCTAAGGCTAAGCTTGCTGCAGGATTGCGACATGTCAAGCGAAAAGGATTGATGAAGGACCTACTTGGTGCTTTT from Candidatus Lokiarchaeota archaeon harbors:
- a CDS encoding radical SAM protein, producing MEPEIEPVPSSDPPLEDEEHDISRYHVEKHEVRELPYTTQSICPDCLLADDEVNVIDATLYEEDGKVMYKKECEKHGEFIDIYWGDADMFRKAQKWWYKTVGLDNPRTETVNGCPEDCGQCPEHKSHTALALLDVTNRCNLRCPICFAHAAESGEVYEPTPEEVLEMMKNLRRNKPVPTPALQFAGGEPTVSKHLPQYLRWAKEVGFRHTEIATNAIRLGKSLEYTRELEEAGLSTIYMQFDGVTPEPYEEARGMDLLPLKKQAIENCREAGLDSIVLVPTVVRGVNDHQVGDIIEFAVENQDVVRCVNFQPVSITGRIDYEKRQEMRITIPDVIHKIEEQTDGKIPASEWYPVPAMMPIGRAMGLMKGTPQLELSAHFACGMATFIYISEDGSYEPITNLIDVDKFIELMENISNLYADGKFAASKRAKAKLAAGLRHVKRKGLMKDLLGAFLKRGDYDSLSKFMHRIIMIGMMHFQDPYNFDLERVQHCDINYSVPDGRIIPFCTMNTIHRDRVEDKFSMPIKQWRERSHPDKMEEESISDPYEQE